In a single window of the Rhodoferax saidenbachensis genome:
- a CDS encoding sugar phosphate nucleotidyltransferase codes for MTKGMILAAGQGTRVRPLTRDLPKPMVPILGKPVMEYLIEHMARHGVRQIMVNVAYHHRKIEEYFGDGRRWGVELGYSYEGMLDHGEITPHPMGSAGGMRRIQDFSGFFDETTLVLCGDALVDLDIGAALAQHRQQGAVASVIALDVPREQVANYGVVVADAAGRVQSFQEKPTPAQAKSTLASTGIYIFEPEVLSLVPPAQTFDIGSQLFPLLVEKGLPFYVQNQAFNWIDIGRVSDYWSVLQRVMQGEVAHMTMPGHEVRPGVWVGLNTPIDWNTVTIQGPVYIGSSVCLEPGATITGPAWIGHGSHVRAGASVTRSVLFEYTRIGAGMHFENMVISPHYCVDSSGTTIYRGDDNSALRWSDARA; via the coding sequence ATGACCAAGGGAATGATTCTGGCTGCTGGTCAGGGCACACGGGTGCGTCCCCTGACCCGGGATTTGCCCAAACCCATGGTGCCCATCCTCGGTAAGCCCGTCATGGAGTACCTGATCGAACATATGGCACGCCACGGCGTGCGCCAGATCATGGTCAACGTGGCCTACCACCACCGCAAGATTGAAGAGTACTTTGGTGATGGCCGCCGTTGGGGCGTCGAGCTGGGCTATTCCTACGAAGGGATGCTGGACCACGGAGAGATCACGCCCCATCCTATGGGCTCTGCGGGCGGCATGCGCCGCATCCAGGACTTTTCCGGTTTTTTTGACGAAACCACACTGGTACTGTGTGGTGACGCGCTGGTGGATCTGGATATTGGTGCTGCCTTGGCACAGCACCGCCAGCAGGGCGCCGTGGCCAGTGTGATTGCGCTGGATGTGCCGCGTGAGCAGGTGGCAAACTATGGCGTGGTCGTGGCCGACGCCGCCGGACGGGTGCAGTCCTTTCAGGAAAAACCCACGCCTGCACAAGCCAAATCCACCCTCGCCAGCACCGGGATCTACATTTTTGAGCCGGAAGTGTTGTCCCTGGTGCCACCGGCGCAGACCTTTGATATTGGCTCCCAGCTCTTTCCGCTACTGGTCGAAAAAGGACTTCCTTTTTACGTGCAGAACCAGGCGTTCAACTGGATTGATATTGGCCGGGTCAGTGATTACTGGTCGGTTCTGCAGCGCGTGATGCAGGGCGAGGTGGCGCACATGACCATGCCGGGCCACGAAGTGCGTCCTGGCGTATGGGTGGGCCTGAACACGCCGATAGACTGGAACACCGTCACTATTCAGGGGCCGGTGTATATCGGCTCCAGCGTGTGCCTGGAGCCTGGCGCCACCATCACCGGGCCGGCCTGGATAGGCCATGGCAGCCATGTCCGTGCGGGTGCCTCGGTCACCCGCAGCGTGTTGTTTGAGTACACGCGGATCGGTGCGGGCATGCACTTTGAAAACATGGTTATTTCTCCGCATTACTGTGTGGACAGTTCCGGTACAACCATTTACCGGGGTGACGACAACAGCGCCTTGCGCTGGAGTGACGCAAGGGCTTGA
- a CDS encoding phosphatase PAP2 family protein — MRAPDSSPTTPRTPPLFWWVLGLLILLALVPTLWTTWDLRAAALFAGPEARFTSVQWWWVEWINFYVPAAFRVLLLLAFGGWIWASLKPALKAWRLPLAFVVLSGILGPGLLVNSGFKDNWQRARPYQVQEFGGTQAFTRAAVITDQCDNNCSFVSGHVACGFFWVSLMLVQRRRQIGWAAGGLLAGGAIGFARMSDMAHWLSDVLWAGPITLLCSWLVWKVLQRLYAESTPVTQ; from the coding sequence ATGCGCGCTCCGGACTCCAGCCCCACCACGCCCCGCACACCCCCGCTTTTCTGGTGGGTGTTGGGGCTGCTGATTCTGCTGGCGTTGGTCCCTACCCTCTGGACCACTTGGGACCTGCGTGCCGCGGCCCTGTTTGCCGGGCCCGAGGCGCGTTTCACCTCCGTGCAGTGGTGGTGGGTGGAATGGATCAACTTCTATGTGCCCGCGGCCTTTCGTGTGCTGCTGCTGCTTGCATTTGGGGGCTGGATTTGGGCGTCGCTCAAACCTGCCCTGAAGGCCTGGCGCCTGCCTCTGGCCTTTGTGGTGTTGTCAGGCATTTTGGGACCGGGCTTGCTGGTGAATAGCGGCTTCAAGGACAACTGGCAGCGCGCCCGCCCCTACCAGGTGCAGGAATTTGGCGGCACCCAAGCATTCACCCGGGCCGCCGTGATCACAGACCAGTGCGATAACAACTGCTCTTTTGTCAGCGGCCATGTGGCCTGCGGTTTCTTCTGGGTAAGCCTGATGCTGGTGCAGCGCCGCCGACAAATCGGGTGGGCAGCAGGCGGTCTGCTCGCAGGAGGTGCCATCGGCTTCGCCCGCATGTCCGACATGGCCCACTGGTTGAGTGATGTGTTGTGGGCGGGGCCCATCACCTTGCTGTGCAGTTGGCTGGTCTGGAAGGTTTTGCAGCGCCTCTACGCTGAGAGCACACCCGTTACACAGTAG
- a CDS encoding SDR family oxidoreductase, with protein sequence MPSNQSPLGALPARFRRERVLVVGCGDVGQRVARNLQPRVRLLALTSNVTRVAALRAQGVTPLLGNLDQAATVRRLAGLATRVVHLAPPPGEGWTDPRTRSLLQTLRRRGLPRSVVYGSTSGVYGNCDGAWVAESRAVNADTPRAMRRVDAEQNLRFFGRATGVRSSILRIPGIYAPDREGGTPRTRLLKGTPVLQAADDVYTNHIHADDLARACVLALWRGGAQRVYNVNDDTVLKMGDYFDLAADLYGLPRPPRVARAGAGQQLSLQLLSFMGESRRLVNTRLKRELGLRLRYPTVHSGLL encoded by the coding sequence TTGCCTTCAAACCAAAGCCCACTCGGCGCGCTGCCTGCGCGATTTCGGCGCGAGCGTGTGCTGGTGGTTGGGTGTGGTGATGTCGGCCAGCGCGTTGCCCGCAACCTGCAGCCCCGTGTGCGTCTGCTGGCGCTCACCTCCAATGTCACCCGGGTCGCCGCTTTGCGCGCGCAGGGCGTGACGCCTTTGCTGGGCAATCTGGACCAAGCCGCCACAGTCCGGCGTCTTGCGGGTCTGGCGACGCGGGTCGTGCATCTGGCCCCGCCGCCGGGTGAGGGCTGGACGGATCCGCGCACCCGTAGTTTGTTGCAAACGCTGCGCAGGCGTGGTCTGCCCCGCAGCGTGGTGTATGGCTCCACCAGCGGGGTGTACGGGAATTGTGATGGGGCTTGGGTGGCGGAGTCACGCGCCGTGAATGCCGATACGCCCCGGGCGATGCGTCGTGTCGATGCTGAGCAAAATCTGCGCTTTTTTGGACGTGCCACGGGGGTGCGCAGCAGCATCCTGCGTATTCCCGGCATTTACGCGCCAGACCGTGAGGGCGGTACGCCGCGCACGCGTCTGCTCAAGGGCACACCCGTACTCCAGGCGGCGGACGACGTGTACACCAACCATATCCATGCAGATGACTTGGCGCGTGCCTGCGTGCTGGCGCTCTGGCGTGGGGGAGCGCAAAGGGTCTACAACGTCAATGACGATACGGTGCTGAAGATGGGTGACTACTTTGACTTGGCAGCAGACCTCTACGGGCTGCCGCGCCCACCCCGCGTGGCACGTGCCGGTGCGGGGCAACAACTGTCATTGCAGTTGCTGAGTTTCATGGGGGAGTCCAGGCGCCTTGTAAACACCCGTTTGAAGCGTGAACTGGGCTTGCGGTTGCGCTACCCCACGGTACACAGCGGTTTGTTGTAA